The genomic interval GACCACCTTTCTCTTTCCTGGAGGAGTGGGTTCAAATATCCTGGACTGCATTTCGCTAGGTAGGACGCCATATACTGGTAAAATAATAAGCTCGGGAACTTTTTTTCCTAAACTCTTCATCCTTTCATAGAGACACTGACAGGCATGATCAATCTCTTCTTGGCCAGTCAAAAACAGAAGTATATCACCTTCAGGTTCGCTCAAGTGAATTTGCATCACTGTTATCAAGGATGCCTCCAGGTAGTCACTTTCTTGCTGCTTGGTGTAAAGAATTTCTACCGGAAAAGTTCTTCCAGGGATAGTGAAGATGTTACAATCGAAGAAATATCCCGAGAACTTGTCTGCGTCCAAAGTTGCAGAGGTGACGATCAGGCGAAGGTCGGTTCTCCGTCTCAGAAGTTGCTTCAATAATCCAAAAAGGACATCCGTGTGAATCGTCCTCTCGTGAGCTTCATCAAGAATAATCACCGAGTATTGAGACAAATTTGCATCATTCAGAATCTCCCTCAGAAGCAT from Primulina huaijiensis isolate GDHJ02 unplaced genomic scaffold, ASM1229523v2 scaffold204237, whole genome shotgun sequence carries:
- the LOC140966291 gene encoding probable pre-mRNA-splicing factor ATP-dependent RNA helicase DEAH5, producing MAAISVAKRVAEEFGCRIGEEVGYAIRFEDCTGPETLIKYMTDGMLLREILNDANLSQYSVIILDEAHERTIHTDVLFGLLKQLLRRRTDLRLIVTSATLDADKFSGYFFDCNIFTIPGRTFPVEILYTKQQESDYLEASLITVMQIHLSEPEGDILLFLTGQEEIDHACQCLYERMKSLGKKVPELIILPVYGVLPSEMQSRIFEPTPPGKRKVVVATNIAEASLTVDGIVYVIDPGFAKQNVYNPQQGLDSLVITPISQASAKQRAGRAGRTGPGKCYRLYTQSAFHSE